The nucleotide sequence CCCCGATTCTCTCACTCATCTTTCTCATCAATCTTTCTTTTTAACCTGGCTGAAATATTCATTACTAGTGTTGTGAAAGTGAaggtataaaaaaacaacaacaacaaaaaaaaaaacttactttggccagcgTCTGCTTATATACAATGGAAACTGCAAACAGAGGCTACAGTAGTGACCTAAAAGAGAGGCAAaagtttctaaaattaaaaacttaaatactTTCACATAAAAAACCTTGCTCAAAGAAGCCTCCCCATAGTGTGAATCAATACATgatatttgttacttaaaattTTTCTTAAtgcgaaataaaaataaaataaaataaataaataataataaaaattatatatatatatataatttatttttacttttttaatctatggtataaaaagcttttttttttttacatgctctTACTGACCATGGTATAAGACACTCACACCTTCCATGAAGATGACAACCACACCTTTCCGGtgtaataattattatgcatttttgCAGAGGTAAGCCCTTCCCCCTTTGAATACGATTCGCTATCTTTCAGTTCCTGCCACTCACTTCTGGTTTGTGAACAAGAGAGGCTGTTTCCTACCTTACTGAAACAGGTTTCCTCTCCTGTGACTTGTTTCTGGCAGGTTATGATCTTACCTCAACATGGGATTTAATAATCAGAAGAATTTGAAAATAATCTTCATCCTTTCTGCCTTTGTAACAATGTGTGTCCTTATACTTAATTATCCTGGACAAAAGGATAATCCTTGCCCTCACAAGGAAGGTGAAGGCTTAAATCACTCACTAAAACAGGATGGTGGAGATCTACTTGCTTGTTCTGCTATTTTCCAAGGAGACATGGATGGAGTGGACAAGGCTGCATTCAGGAAGCTCCTGgcctctaaaaaaagaaaaacattgctaTCAGAATCATTCTACCTCAACGTAACCCAGGATTGTCCATCCTACATCCGAGACAGAGGATTTCTGATGGTTTCTCTCAGTAAAGAGGAGAAAGATTTCCCCATTGCTTACTCCATGGTGATACATGAGAAGATCGAGATGTTTGAAAGACTCCTGAGAGCCATTTACACTCCTCACAATGTGTACTGTGTTCACATGGACCAGAAGTCTCCTGAGATCTTTAAAGAAGCAGTAAGGGCCATTACGTCCTGCCTGACCAACGTGTTTGTGGCCAGCAAACAGGAGCATGTGATCTACGCCTCTTGGTCTCGAGTTCAAGCGGACATCAACTGCATGCAGGATCTACTCAAGTCACCCGTCCAGTGGAAGTATCTGCTCAACACATGTGGCACTGATTTCCCCATTAAAACCAATGCAGAAATGGTTCAGTCTCTAAAACTCCTGAATGGAAAGAACAGTTTGGAGTCTGAGAATGTAGAGGGCAAAAAGGGTCGATGGCAGTATCATCACGATGTTACGAATGTTGTGACTCGGACAGATGTCAAAAAGTCGCCTCCACCAATACAGAGCCCCATGTTCTCAGGAAATGCTTACTTTGTGGTTTCAAGAGAGTTTGTGGAGCACATCTTCAAAAGCAAAGAGATTCAAAACTTCATGGAATGGGAGAAAGACACGTACAGTCCAGATGAGCACATGTGGGCTACGTTACAGCGGATGCCTTCAGTACCAGGATCCAGTCCTGCAAACGTCAAGTATGAACAGTCGGACATGAATGCAATTGCTCGTCTGGTGAAGTGGAGCTACCATGAAGGAGATCTAAAGAGTGGGGCTCCCTACCCACCATGCACTGGGATGCACAGAAGAGCAGTATGTGTCTATGGAGCTGGGGACTTGAAATGGATTGTGCAGCAACACCATCTTTTGGCAAACAAGTTTGACCCAGAAGTAGACGATGTAGCAATCAAATGTATGGAAGCCTTTTTAAGGTACAAAGCTATTTATGGTCAATCATTACTAACAGTTCAAAAATCGGACATTATTTTATgatgcatacagtacattttagTATCATTCTTTATTATTGATAAGAAATATGTTTATatgatataaatttaatttatattgaaatatttatattctgtgtTACATGTATGTTAAACTTTCTATGCAGGTCATATTTTGTCTTTTAGGATGTTGCAAATTGTTAAGTGAATGAATTTTCCAAACTATTTCTATACTTTCAGAGAAGCTCTCTTTTTGTTatgcataatatttaatataaaccaaCACATTTGCTAATaacttttttaagaaaaaatagcATTAACAGATCATTAATCGGTTAGGTCTACCAACAGTAAAAATCATGTTAAGAGcaataaattaacagaaaatattatttgTCATGAGTTGTCAATGATATTGTgctctaaaaaaaataaacaagaaatttacatttatgtaaaaatgtaccaCAGAACTGTGTCTATAAATAAAGAAAGGTTTTCCTTAAAAGGAAGCATACGCAGAATGTGTGAAGACACACGAATAGACTCATAGCAtcatgtctgaaaaaaaaaacaagtaactTTTGCTGTAATAAACAGCTTGAAAGTTTGAAAAGGtggtttctaaaagaaaaaacatatgcGACACGCATCAACAGATATCGATGTTTATATGCCTGTTACATGTGCAAATCACTTTCACACTGTTGCTGAAGATACATATGTAACGTTGTACAATCGTTATATTACTAGAgtttccgattccgatactagtatcggaaatatcaccgatacctcaacaaattctggcatcagcgagtacatgaacccatataacgatccgataccattttcgcTGCCACAaacaacccctgtttagagcagcgaagaagaaatgaaaacacatttagcagtatttcagactggaccaaccagacagtaaaacgGCGACTAGGGATACCACAAGTACTGGCACTTCACTACCAAGTGggtgcagaaaataaaaaaaatgtgattatacCAGCGTCTCTGTAGCAAGTTACAGACTCCCGAGTATATTATgtacccgcagctgcgttcagtcacTTCAGTGTTAGtctatatactagtgtctgtgaatattaaactgcaaaatactatttaaatattactcctgcaaattctacatctctgtggttGACTGGCGCAGATGCGCGGGAGCttgctgttttgtagtctctgccgtgtgtcacttcatgagaatttaccgtttcatttgagaaaactgtcatatcataaacacaggcactcaaagatcttcatggcaacccatcaaaataaatgttcagtttaacgtgagtaaattgacaatatattaagttaatattgtagcctacagtagatttagctatgtctctatgtagtaataataatacctctcaattaaatcataataattatgcctagacggttgcttgttttttacttgtttgagaTTATCTGATTGagttataatgttttatattcctagacttatttgttgcatttttttatacagttatattgtaaagcTAAAATACCTTTCTTAGTTTGTGGtattagatttttggctgcatttgaagttcttttttgctgaagagaataaataatattactgtcaaaatcatttcagataataaaaatactgtaataaatacagtagttcaccatgtatttgttaatgttttgttaaGGGATAAGTCtaaagcacaccataaaataattctagcaatttacacagggctagtagtatatacagctgtatatacagatacacacccaggtatcggatcagtacttggtatcggccgataccctgagcccaggtatcagaatcggtatcgggaagagaaaaagggtattgGAACATCTCTACATATTAAATGCCTGCAAAGATGACAAAATGTACTAAAAATTACAGTTCTGCTACAAAATATAAGGGTAGTTGTTTTTTAGACCATATATGGAACTGCAAATTACTCTACACTCTTCAGTGTCATCACACATAGACAAAACTTCTGCAATGCATTAGATTAAAAGACATTGAGGTTTGGTGCTCGAACAGAACTGAGAGCCACTAGTGTACTGTGTGGAGAGAGACAAAACTGTGTGTGGCATGGAAACTTCTTCTGTGACTGACTTGTCATCTGAGGCAACTTCAGTGACTAACCTAAAACTGTAATCACAAATGAGACAATAGACCAACACATGAAGTATTGGTTTCCTTAAATATCActaaaaaaacaatgacaaaatagaCTGATAAGGTAATATACTTTAACAATCATATTATTTTCATAGACCAATTTTATAACACTTGAATTCACCACATCTGTATCCTGTACGCTACTGATCTCTAATGTTTATTAAGGAGCTATTTATGAAAGCTGTTTTGAAGTACTGCCATATTTTTAAGAAAGTTAACAAACCAAAAATTACACGAAATTCTCAATTCATATGAAAAGATTCAAATGAACATGAAAGTGAATATATGCCGACTGGAGTAATAAATCTTCAAAGAAGGAAACAAATAGCAGTAAAGAAATATCCTGTGGCTATCTAACCTAGAAAAAGAGCCAATTCATGCAAGCCATTTGATACAATCTCTTCCTGTTCAAACCACAGAACAGCAAAGTTGAACAGTATGCAACTGTGCACAAAGATGCCACACACTGAACCAAAACTGTGTTTAACTGGGGTACAGAAATTTCACTTAATAGGAGGTTCACAGATTGTCTaggtaaaaatgcaataaaataaagagGTCAATTGCTAAATTTACTGTGACCCAGAAAGCACTTTCTTGTAGATAATGCACCTTAACCACACTCTACTCTTTCAATTTTTCTACCGACACCCATTCAAGTAACTGGGTATTCTGAATGGTTTCTTTTACAAACAACATATGaatcaataaatgtttatttttaatatattatagtaGACGTTTTTAGCAGTGCCCAGTTTTGTTTTGATAGTATGAAATGAACCAGTCTACTGTCTTTCTTGCCAAAGCTCTTAGATTAAGGTACTGTGCCCAATTTTTTGCCTCCATTAGCTTATTAGTATCATCATCACGTGAATGATCAGATAATACAGTAATAGTATCAAAAAGGGTGTTATTTGTTGCTAACCAGGCAAATACAATTGATATGAATGTATATGTAAGCTCAGTGTAAGTAAGCCTGTTTGACAAGCTGATGTCATGGTGCCCTCTACTGAagaatcatttaaataaactctGACTCTAATACAGTTTGAGAAATAGAGACATGTAGAACAAACTCTACAATAGAATGGCTTCACGTTTAATATAATTTTGACCAAACTTCATGTGGACTCAAACATGTTTTATTCACAATacaatatagataacatatcaagtGTTGAaattgagacattttgaaatgtcatgccaaatattggctcattttggatttcatgagagctacacattccaaaaaagttgggacaagttgcaataagaggctggaaaagttacatttaaatataaggaacagctggaggaccaatttgcaactcaTTATGTCCACTGGCAAcgtgattgggtataaaaagagcctctcagattGGCAGTGTctttcagaagtcaagatgggcagaggatcaccaattcctccaatgctgcggcg is from Carassius auratus strain Wakin chromosome 25, ASM336829v1, whole genome shotgun sequence and encodes:
- the LOC113043894 gene encoding beta-1,3-galactosyl-O-glycosyl-glycoprotein beta-1,6-N-acetylglucosaminyltransferase 3-like, producing the protein MGFNNQKNLKIIFILSAFVTMCVLILNYPGQKDNPCPHKEGEGLNHSLKQDGGDLLACSAIFQGDMDGVDKAAFRKLLASKKRKTLLSESFYLNVTQDCPSYIRDRGFLMVSLSKEEKDFPIAYSMVIHEKIEMFERLLRAIYTPHNVYCVHMDQKSPEIFKEAVRAITSCLTNVFVASKQEHVIYASWSRVQADINCMQDLLKSPVQWKYLLNTCGTDFPIKTNAEMVQSLKLLNGKNSLESENVEGKKGRWQYHHDVTNVVTRTDVKKSPPPIQSPMFSGNAYFVVSREFVEHIFKSKEIQNFMEWEKDTYSPDEHMWATLQRMPSVPGSSPANVKYEQSDMNAIARLVKWSYHEGDLKSGAPYPPCTGMHRRAVCVYGAGDLKWIVQQHHLLANKFDPEVDDVAIKCMEAFLRYKAIYGQSLLTVQKSDIIL